The Kitasatospora setae KM-6054 genome contains a region encoding:
- a CDS encoding helix-turn-helix domain-containing protein, producing MTEDPGDLDGLVRKRIRALRVAQGWSLEELAARANLSQSSLSRIENGQRRLALDQLVTLANALDTTLDQLVETAAEDVVISPTVDGPHGIMRWPVKGDPGISVVRQRMTEPPPDNPARMRAHPGREWLVVLSGTAILMLGHRRIRLATHQAAEFPTMMPHAIGAEGGPCEVLGIFDRDARRGHQPDPGPRDC from the coding sequence ATGACCGAAGACCCCGGTGACCTGGACGGACTGGTCCGCAAGCGGATCCGCGCGCTGCGGGTCGCCCAGGGCTGGTCGCTGGAGGAGCTGGCGGCCCGCGCCAACCTCAGCCAGTCCTCGCTGAGCCGGATCGAGAACGGGCAGCGCCGCCTCGCCCTCGACCAGCTCGTCACCCTGGCCAATGCCCTGGACACCACGCTCGACCAACTCGTCGAGACCGCCGCCGAGGACGTGGTGATCAGCCCGACCGTCGACGGCCCGCACGGCATCATGCGCTGGCCGGTCAAGGGCGACCCCGGCATCAGCGTGGTCCGCCAGCGGATGACCGAACCGCCGCCCGACAACCCCGCCCGGATGCGCGCCCACCCCGGCCGGGAGTGGCTGGTCGTGCTCTCCGGCACCGCGATCCTGATGCTCGGCCACCGCCGGATCCGCCTCGCCACCCACCAGGCCGCCGAGTTCCCGACGATGATGCCGCACGCGATCGGCGCCGAGGGCGGCCCGTGCGAGGTCCTCGGCATCTTCGACCGCGACGCCCGCCGCGGCCACCAGCCCGACCCCGGCCCGCGCGACTGCTGA
- a CDS encoding class I SAM-dependent methyltransferase yields the protein MSDPRTPAHAPAHHQLGGHHQHGHQQHAHPVEDDAALAEVLDLDAEVLADHLAAIIYWLPLDAEPRHVLDLGAGTGAGTFALLHRFPTARVTAVDASPGHLLRLREKAHALGLADRVATVQADLDADRWPELGTPDLVWASASMHHMADPGRALRRIRDLLAPHGLFALVELAGFPRFLPADAPADRPGLEERCHAATDHLHAAHVPHRGADWGPLLTAAGLTVTGERTVTVDIAATEHPSVGRYALAGLRRIRTAAAQYLDPADLAALDRLTDADGPGSIALRPDLAARTERQVWAARR from the coding sequence ATGAGCGACCCCCGCACCCCCGCCCACGCGCCCGCCCACCACCAGCTCGGTGGCCACCACCAGCACGGCCACCAGCAGCACGCGCACCCGGTCGAGGACGACGCCGCCCTGGCCGAGGTCCTCGACCTCGACGCCGAGGTACTCGCCGACCACCTCGCCGCGATCATCTACTGGCTGCCGCTGGACGCCGAACCCCGGCACGTCCTCGACCTCGGGGCCGGCACCGGCGCCGGGACCTTCGCGCTGCTGCACCGCTTCCCCACGGCCCGGGTCACCGCCGTCGACGCCTCGCCCGGCCACCTGCTGCGCCTGCGCGAGAAGGCCCACGCGCTGGGCCTCGCCGACCGGGTCGCCACCGTGCAGGCCGACCTGGACGCCGACCGGTGGCCCGAGCTCGGCACCCCCGACCTGGTCTGGGCGTCCGCCTCGATGCACCACATGGCCGACCCCGGACGGGCCCTGCGCCGGATCCGCGACCTGCTCGCCCCGCACGGCCTGTTCGCCCTGGTCGAACTGGCGGGCTTCCCGCGGTTCCTGCCGGCCGACGCCCCCGCCGACCGTCCCGGCCTGGAAGAGCGCTGCCACGCCGCCACCGACCACCTGCACGCCGCGCACGTCCCGCACCGCGGCGCCGACTGGGGCCCGCTGCTGACCGCCGCCGGCCTCACCGTCACCGGCGAACGCACCGTCACCGTCGACATCGCCGCCACCGAGCACCCCTCCGTCGGCCGCTACGCCCTGGCCGGGCTGCGCCGGATCCGCACCGCCGCCGCCCAGTACCTCGACCCCGCCGACCTCGCCGCCCTGGACCGCCTGACCGACGCCGACGGCCCCGGCAGCATCGCCCTGCGCCCGGACCTGGCGGCGCGCACCGAACGCCAGGTCTGGGCCGCCCGCCGCTGA